From the genome of Prevotella herbatica, one region includes:
- a CDS encoding DUF2851 family protein, with protein sequence MEQLLHYVWKHKMLPLHEMKTTKGLHVEVIDSGLHNMNSGPDFFNAKIKIDDTLWVGNVEIHDKASDWYLHKHDKDERYNNVILHVCGDIDMEVKNQNGDCIPQMQLDVPEHVTRHYAELLSTDNYPPCYKIIPELSNLMVHSWMSALQTERLEQKTDAIINRVEQCNGSWEAGFFVTLARNFGFGINGDAFEQWALSIPLNDIAHHRDNLFQIEAIFMGQAGLLDLDTIPEKYHHDAIADGYFNKLKNEYLYLKHKFGLQQIDGNMWRFLRLRPQNFPHIRISQLANLYYAAKCSISQIVECDTVKEAMNTMHTGVTPYWETHYTFGSESEKNEKHISPFSLNLLMINTVIPVLFAYGRHQSKEKYCDRAFDFLEQLKAENNHIVRMWKECGLKVDNAGDSQALIQLKNEYCDKKNCLRCRIGYEYLKGEKIG encoded by the coding sequence ATGGAACAATTACTACACTATGTTTGGAAGCATAAAATGCTGCCTTTGCATGAGATGAAGACCACTAAAGGACTCCACGTAGAAGTAATTGACTCCGGATTACACAACATGAATTCCGGTCCTGATTTCTTCAACGCTAAAATAAAAATAGATGACACTCTTTGGGTGGGAAACGTTGAGATACACGATAAAGCTAGTGACTGGTATCTACATAAACACGACAAAGACGAAAGATATAATAATGTCATTTTGCATGTTTGCGGTGATATTGATATGGAAGTTAAAAACCAAAATGGTGATTGTATTCCACAAATGCAACTTGACGTTCCTGAACATGTAACACGACATTATGCCGAACTACTTTCAACAGACAACTACCCTCCATGCTACAAGATAATACCCGAATTAAGCAACTTAATGGTTCACTCTTGGATGAGTGCTCTGCAAACGGAACGTCTTGAGCAGAAAACAGATGCCATAATAAATAGAGTTGAGCAATGTAACGGTTCTTGGGAAGCTGGATTTTTTGTTACGTTAGCACGCAACTTCGGTTTCGGCATTAATGGTGACGCATTTGAACAATGGGCTTTGAGTATTCCGCTTAACGACATTGCACATCACCGTGACAACCTTTTCCAAATAGAAGCAATATTCATGGGGCAGGCTGGATTATTGGATTTGGACACCATTCCTGAGAAATATCATCATGATGCAATTGCTGATGGTTACTTCAACAAGTTGAAGAACGAGTATCTGTATCTGAAACATAAATTCGGACTCCAACAGATTGACGGTAATATGTGGAGGTTCCTGAGATTGCGCCCGCAGAACTTTCCCCATATACGTATATCGCAACTTGCGAATCTGTATTATGCAGCTAAATGCAGCATCAGTCAAATTGTGGAATGTGATACAGTAAAAGAAGCAATGAACACGATGCACACTGGTGTGACACCATATTGGGAAACGCATTACACATTTGGTTCTGAGAGTGAAAAAAACGAGAAGCATATCTCCCCTTTCTCACTAAACCTACTGATGATAAACACAGTAATCCCTGTATTGTTCGCATACGGCAGGCATCAGAGTAAAGAGAAATATTGCGACCGAGCATTCGATTTTTTGGAACAACTGAAAGCAGAAAACAATCATATCGTAAGGATGTGGAAAGAATGCGGACTGAAAGTTGATAATGCAGGAGACTCACAAGCTCTCATCCAACTAAAAAACGAATACTGTGACAAGAAGAACTGCCTGAGGTGCAGAATAGGATATGAATATCTTAAAGGCGAAAAAATAGGCTAG
- a CDS encoding adenylate/guanylate cyclase domain-containing protein has translation MIKIRRKKPRKLDLCSKEFKTFPTDVFADKKISRLDMSNNHITEIPVNIGDLVKLRYLHLENNNITQLHNGILNTKSLRALYLQGNPMKHLPDFIKENAKFSIYTDNEIFTYYPKVEIDYNKQILMKEIGSEVDSINNHNTIFNENASVPTVSDLTFSRHEDRIGRSLTTCILFVDIRDSVKKNSDHRSQTLAHMYSSFIYGVLRIAKEYNGHVRNIIGDRVMIVFDEASCCDNAVLCAGTIMSFCSLKMGKTLPNDNFYCGIGIHYGNIDVIKVGLSVQGNENPEYQNLVWIGEPANLASRLTDKAGKDNIPAVVISSDVFNRLTKKDIKKTFVSVDKSKFKDIDFSVLGCNLNIK, from the coding sequence ATGATTAAAATAAGAAGAAAAAAACCTAGAAAATTAGATTTATGCAGCAAAGAGTTTAAGACGTTCCCAACAGATGTCTTTGCAGACAAGAAAATAAGCAGATTAGATATGTCAAATAACCATATAACAGAAATCCCTGTTAATATCGGTGACTTGGTGAAATTGCGCTATTTACATCTTGAAAATAATAATATTACTCAATTGCATAATGGCATTTTAAATACAAAATCATTAAGAGCACTTTACCTACAAGGTAATCCTATGAAACACTTACCAGATTTTATTAAAGAGAATGCAAAGTTCTCTATTTATACCGATAATGAAATTTTCACCTATTATCCAAAAGTTGAAATAGATTACAACAAGCAAATATTGATGAAAGAAATAGGGAGTGAAGTGGATAGTATCAATAATCATAATACTATTTTCAATGAGAATGCTTCTGTGCCAACTGTTTCTGATCTCACTTTTTCCAGACATGAAGATCGCATAGGGCGTTCGCTGACTACTTGCATTCTATTTGTAGATATAAGAGACTCGGTAAAGAAAAATAGTGACCACAGATCGCAAACATTGGCACACATGTATTCTTCGTTTATATACGGGGTTCTTAGAATTGCAAAAGAATATAATGGGCATGTGCGCAATATTATCGGAGACAGGGTAATGATAGTCTTTGACGAAGCAAGTTGTTGTGATAACGCAGTACTATGTGCAGGAACTATTATGAGTTTTTGTAGTCTTAAAATGGGCAAAACCTTACCAAATGATAATTTCTATTGTGGTATAGGAATCCATTACGGTAATATAGATGTTATCAAAGTTGGCTTGTCAGTACAAGGAAATGAAAATCCCGAATACCAAAACTTGGTATGGATTGGTGAGCCTGCTAACTTAGCTTCACGGTTAACCGATAAGGCAGGCAAAGATAACATTCCTGCAGTAGTTATATCGTCAGATGTTTTTAATAGACTTACAAAAAAGGATATAAAGAAAACATTTGTTTCTGTAGATAAAAGTAAATTCAAAGATATTGATTTTAGTGTATTGGGATGTAACTTGAACATAAAGTGA
- a CDS encoding PIN domain-containing protein: MEKPFDYVFIDTSVFIKQSYFKRTESVYRLFELAGEGWIRILMPEIAKREWIKHYNVATKLKFAEVERKTIIMGKTKEANGFLTEHEKLANTYDTIVLDAFNEHMNRANVIEIPTSYVCDKLESVVNRYFAKEKPFGDKGKEKEFPDAFILASLEKYAAENSIKQIQIFSTDGDMCEYNNTLFINRDPSAYLNEFLSKRIPEHEEEIEKRERDKKDITRLFDYIKNNSTDLEPNIRKYVEKYLDDVSRYSEHFNYVDINEVSIKTLNLISNVKDIEILTVESECLQAIYYVNLDTKININHFSEENSVWDPEEKGYIFENYIDSDVEITSTIKVTIEMDRTASEINQKPKIDIIEIDTDDLQDAIDGDYPHGTYKATRKLGNIAMSPTIQSAIKQALEMPKINTPITAAISSLSTLQSAVDSLKEPLVAQGIQQMSLINPSIKEMVSAAQEVNNSITASALIPSTELNIQEVLKQKEKTAAISSFSALQSVADSLKEPLVAQEIQQRSLINPSIKEMITAAQKVNNSITASALIPSTELNIQEVLKQKEKTAAISSFSALQSVADSFKEPLVAQGILQRSLINPSIKEMVTAAQKDNNSITASALMPSTEVNIQKVLKTKKK; the protein is encoded by the coding sequence ATGGAAAAACCATTTGACTATGTATTCATAGATACTTCTGTTTTTATAAAACAATCGTATTTTAAAAGAACGGAATCTGTTTATCGTTTATTTGAACTGGCTGGAGAAGGTTGGATTCGGATTCTTATGCCTGAAATAGCCAAAAGAGAATGGATAAAACACTATAATGTAGCAACAAAACTAAAGTTCGCGGAGGTAGAAAGAAAAACTATCATTATGGGAAAAACAAAAGAGGCGAATGGTTTTCTTACAGAACATGAGAAACTTGCTAATACCTACGACACGATAGTCTTGGACGCATTTAACGAACATATGAATCGAGCAAATGTAATAGAGATACCTACAAGCTATGTCTGTGATAAGCTTGAATCGGTTGTTAATAGATATTTTGCCAAAGAAAAGCCTTTTGGTGATAAGGGTAAGGAGAAAGAATTTCCTGATGCCTTTATTCTTGCATCCTTGGAGAAGTATGCGGCAGAGAATAGCATTAAACAGATTCAGATATTTTCTACTGATGGTGATATGTGTGAGTATAATAACACACTCTTTATCAATCGTGACCCAAGTGCTTATTTAAATGAATTTCTTTCGAAGCGAATTCCTGAACATGAAGAAGAAATCGAAAAACGAGAACGTGATAAGAAGGACATTACTCGCTTATTTGATTACATAAAAAATAATTCAACAGACCTAGAACCCAATATTCGTAAATATGTAGAGAAATACCTTGATGATGTATCGCGATATTCAGAGCATTTTAACTATGTTGATATTAATGAAGTGAGCATCAAAACATTGAATTTAATTAGTAATGTTAAAGATATAGAGATACTAACAGTTGAGTCAGAGTGTTTACAAGCTATCTATTATGTAAATTTGGATACTAAAATCAATATTAATCATTTTAGTGAAGAAAATAGTGTCTGGGATCCAGAAGAAAAAGGATATATATTCGAGAATTATATAGACTCAGATGTAGAAATTACCTCTACTATAAAGGTAACTATTGAAATGGATCGCACCGCATCAGAAATCAATCAAAAACCAAAGATAGATATCATAGAGATTGATACTGATGATCTACAAGATGCTATTGATGGAGATTATCCACATGGCACTTATAAGGCTACAAGAAAACTTGGCAACATAGCAATGAGTCCAACTATCCAGTCGGCAATCAAGCAAGCCCTAGAGATGCCAAAGATAAACACCCCAATAACAGCAGCAATATCATCATTATCTACTTTGCAATCAGCAGTAGATAGCCTTAAGGAACCTCTGGTTGCTCAAGGAATTCAGCAAATGTCTTTGATTAATCCTTCTATTAAAGAAATGGTTTCAGCTGCACAAGAGGTAAATAATAGCATAACGGCTAGCGCACTGATACCATCAACAGAGTTGAATATTCAAGAAGTATTGAAACAAAAAGAAAAAACAGCAGCAATATCATCATTCTCTGCTTTGCAATCAGTAGCAGATAGCCTTAAGGAACCTCTGGTTGCTCAAGAAATTCAACAAAGGTCTTTGATTAATCCTTCTATTAAAGAGATGATTACGGCTGCACAAAAGGTAAATAATAGCATAACGGCTAGTGCACTGATACCATCAACAGAATTGAATATTCAAGAAGTATTGAAACAAAAAGAAAAAACAGCAGCAATATCATCATTCTCTGCTTTGCAATCAGTAGCAGATAGCTTTAAGGAACCTCTAGTTGCTCAAGGAATTCTGCAAAGGTCTTTGATTAATCCTTCTATTAAAGAGATGGTTACAGCTGCACAAAAGGACAATAATAGCATAACGGCTAGTGCACTGATGCCATCAACAGAAGTAAATATTCAAAAAGTATTGAAAACAAAAAAGAAGTGA